DNA sequence from the Candida dubliniensis CD36 chromosome 5, complete sequence genome:
CCAATACTTGCTTTGAAATCACGTgaacaatttgataaacaGTTTACGGCAACAACATCTCTAAAACAATCagattgataaaatttccaaaaagCAGATTGTCTTATTAATACAATCCTACACTCTAATGGTATATTGTCAACCACCAAGCTGACGTATTTACtttgtttatcaaaatGTAGACATTTCCTGTACATGACCAATTCAACCTCACATTAGGGCTATAGCCCTAATACTGTATATAAAAACATCCATGCACCAATAGTTAATGAGATTTCCCacaagatttttttttttttctcttctcACTCTCACTCTCACTCACTATAGTGTGGGTTGTCTCACTAACAAACAAATCACatagacaaaaaaaaaaaaacagtgCCAAATTCTAAGTGCGTCCGTAGTGTGTAGAGGTGTGTACGTGAGAAAGAACTAacctgaaaaaaaaacaaaaaaaaatttacacTTGAAAAGTGATTTTCATATAGAGAAAACTTTTGtcctttttcattttatttgattaaacCCCTCAACTTTGATACTAATCAATAGCCCAAGATGTCTGACGTTGAAGAACAATACcaagaagaacaacaaccagTCGTTcaagaagaattacaaGTCGTTGAATTAGCCACTGCCATCCCATTGGATGTTCAAGAAGCTCAAAGAGAAGTCAAATTATTCAACAAATGGTCTTTTGAAGATGTTGAAGTTAAAGATGTTTCATTAGTCGATTACATTCAAATCAGAAACCCAGTTTTTGTTTCCCATACTGCTGGTAAATACGCTTCTAAAAGATTCAGAAAAGCTCAATGTCCAATTGTTGAAAGATTAACCAACtctttgatgatgaatggTAGAAACAATGGTAAAAAATTGAAGGCTGTTAGAATCGTCAAACATGCTTTAGAAATCATTCACGTTTTAACTGAACAAAACCCAATccaagttgttgttgatgctATTGTCAACTCTGGTGCTAGAGAAGATTCCACCAGAATTGGTTCTTCTGGTACTGTTAGAAGACAAGCTGTTGATGTTTCTCCATTAAGAAGAGTTAACCAAGCTATTGCTTTGTTGACTATTGGTGCCAGAGAAGCTTCATTCAGAAACATCAAAACTATTGCTGAATGTTTAGCTGAAGAATTGATCAATGCTGCTAAAGGTTCTTCTACTTCTTATGCCATCAAGAAGAAGGATGAATTAGAAAGAGTTGCTAAATCTAACCGTTAAGGGaaacaaaaccaaaccaacacaaatcaagaaaaaagaaagaaagaaagaagagtACTTGGGGAGACTGTCATTATTACGTTTatacatatttttttgcaaatcaaataaaccaaaaaaatataaaaaccaacaatctaatatatatattacgGGTTTTAACATCTTAaagatgataatattaatgtAATTTTAACCTCAAAAATAGAATCCAACTAATgtatatatttatcaactaAACATAATATTAgataattatattaaaatGTGTCTCTTGATCTATAAGATAGCCTATTCTATATGCCTTTGTTTTAAACTTTGATGGGATATAAAGCACGAATAAAGAACCCAGTCAAAGTGTTGTTTAACAAATTCTCATATCTTTCTACTCGTTCTATTAAGattgattcttcttcttcttcttcttcttcctcttcttcctGTTCTTTTTCACCATCTTTTTTAACATGTTGTTCATTATCTTGACATCTTAAATAACCTCCTTTGGTAGTTCCAGAAATTTCAAGTAATTTATTCTTTGTAAATTCCAATCTTAAagtcaattgttttttaattaaaaattctcgaatcaatatcattaacaAGAAACAAGCGAAAAAGCAAGCACCAGCAAATATCTGTGTATGCAAATAAGGTCTTTTAGAACCAGGAACTACCAATGCAAGGGCTATTACTTCAGACACAAGACAAAAGAATGACACAGTTATATTAATACCTGACCATGCTGCTGGCATTTGTTCCATATGAGGATCTAAAACATCAGCAGCTAATGGTTGAGCTAAAGAGGAACCAACTCCAATCAATAACCCAACAATAACTACAAAGGCAATCAAAGAACCAAATGTTGTGGCATTAATCCAAAAGGCATAAAGTAATATGGTAATTACCAAACATGCACTGGTAGTAAAATTTGCTCGTCCGATTCTATCAGCCGTGAGACCCATACTAGGACGTCCCACCATTTGAGCAGCATTCATAACTGATGTCAAAATTGACCCTTGATAATGTGAAAGACCCACTGAAGTAGCATACGATGACATGGTAAACAACATCAAGATATATCCAATAAGAGCAATTGAAAACCAAAGAgctattaaaattattccTCGATTTTTAAATACATGAACATCAAAGATAGCTTTGATACTTTCAATTATAAAAGTTTTACTCAAACTTTCTTTAAGTGGGGGTTGTTTATAATTACGAGGTCTCATGATTAATGCACTAAGTAAAGTAGAAAATAAAGTGACAAATCCAACCATTCTTAAAGCCCATCTTTGATCTCCAGTGTCTTGAATGACTTTATTAACacttaaagaaaaaatcaatcCTCCTAATCCAGCACCAGAAACACAAATACCCATTGATGttgccttttttttttcaaaccaaGTAGGTAATACCAAAGTTGCTGGTATAAAAATCAACAGGAATGATATCCCAACGGAAACTCCTTGAGTTAAATATAAAtgccaaatttttttagcAAATGAAGCACAAATCCAACCAAGAGTTTGGAAAACAATTCCAagacaacaaacaaatttaaatcCCAAcattttatataataaagCACTTAATGGTGATAAAATATTAGCCATAAATACCACAATTCCTCCAATTAAAGCATAATCATATTTAGTAGCTTCAGGGAAAGTATTACTTTcaagataataatttaaaaaaaccCCATAACCTGAATTAGCACCCCAAGTGGAAAACATTGCCATCATGGCACAAATTGCCATTATCCAAGCCATCCCACCATCTGGTTTATAATCTGAATCCTTCTccttttcttcatcttcatcctCATCGTCAACaaaatcttttttcttttcttcatttattgataaattatctCTTTGTGAATCACCACTAATTGGTGAACTTCTTGATGATGGTTTTGaattttcattcaattcttgttgttgttgttgttgttgttgtaaatgtAAATGACGTCGCTGCAGTTCTAAATCAGTGGTTGAATGTTGACGagaatcaataatatttgttgttaCTCGATCTATTTCATTGgttaaaatatattcagCATCACCAGtttgtttataattatttttattttgttcatcaatttgttgatcaTCTTTAATCCCACTAATTATTCGTGAAAGTTCGGAATGATTAGTTCTTGTTCGTGAAAGTCTAGAATATGTGGTTTGTTGGGATTGTATTggatgaatttgatattcTTCTACTTGATTTGTATTTATTTCTTCCACATCTTCTAgtccatcatcatcatcatcatcatcatcatgaGACATATCAGAAGAAATGCTTGATTTAGTTGGaccattttcttcttctgcttcttctggtgtatGAGCCATTTTCGGTTAGGTTTATGTTGTTgtcaatgaaaaaaaaaaaaaaagaagaaaaaagaagtagAACAAGAAATGCAAAAGCTGGAGTTGTAGTTTTAATAATGTGGCTTGTGATTATAATTcttataataatcaatatcttCCTCCTCGGActgaaaacaaaactaaatatcaaggttgttgtttaatgCTTGGCAAATATAAGGTTTAATGTATTCCAATAGAAGATGAAAGgaataagaagaagaaaatagaaagaggaaaaagaatgacatatatatatatattgttttattggccatcatcttcttcatttgggtttattgtttcaattgttaagttgtgtgtgtgtgtgtgtgtcaAATTAACAAGTTTTTGGTGATTTGAAGAATAAgtaagcaaaaaaaaaaaaaaaattaaaaacaaaGCCGACGTACATTCTGTCCCAAAATTACAACGATAATAGATTTACTAAGCCGCGCTgacaaataaaattttaacGGCATCGTCTACCCgaaaccaaccaaccaaccgACCAACCAACTACCACCCCCACCCCCACTCCACACTAAACATCATAACCTTGCCTATGACTCTTTATAATATCTTGTACAAtatgagaaaaaaaaaaattaaggGTAGATATTTATTAAGAAAAGGATATGTATACCCCATTAATGAGTCAATAGTAGTAGCATAACTTTGCATAAAAACTGATAGTTTTTGTCGTTCCAGATTATACTCACTATATTTTGTGTGTGTTGCCGGCAAAACTTTTATCCCGGTTAGAAAAGATGAACTGAATATTAGTATGACTAAATTCTTTCAGTCTagtttttttcaaaatttcatttaatatcaacatgtaatattaattgcaaatattatcattaattaattataatcAGTTATTTCAACAGAGAGTTTGTTCTTTTTGCATCTATATGGTGTTTGTTTAAACACACTGTGAGGGAATTAATTTACAACGCGGAATTATCTGGAGATTTCAATCTCCGGctataaaaaaaagtgataaagaaagaaaaaaaaaaaacaaaacaaaacaaaacttcAAACCACTTATTCAGGACGGGGAATATGTTTCTTCTTAAATGAGGGGTTGGCAAATGTATATATAAAGCCACGGAATACAATCTTAGTTAATCTTGGAGTTTAAACGATTCAATTTTGGTGGGAATTACATTTCCTGTActgatgttgttgtagaAAAGATTTCTTTGCTCACTTAAAGTTCTAGTAATTTCTGGAAAGAAAGGTTGTTTATcagtattattataaattaattgctactagttattgatgatattattcCCAAATAAACATTAGAACCCATCAACCCTTGACTCAAATTAATACTTACATATGGTAGCAATAGCCACTAAATACTCAATAGAATCTGATAACATCTACACGACTTTcttattctctttttttttttttttttttggtgacAATGCAATGCAATTTTCAATAGATGTTGGGAATTCATGATAACCAATATTATATGGAGGagctttttgtttttttttcttttcccaACTAAAATCAATTGCTAATCAAACATTTAATAACGCCACCACTACTATTATCACAAGTCATAGTGACTgatatatttatcaatattcaATACTTCTAACATGTCAGGAGCATCTGATTTTTTATCTAAAGGGATAGATCTAGTACAAAAAGCTATTGATGCCGATACGGCTACTCGATATGAAGAAGcttataaattatattataatgGATTAGATTATTTAATGTTGGCAATAAAATATGAGAAAAATCCTAAATCTAAAGAATTAGTGAAAAGTAAATTTACAGAATATTTAACTCGAGCTGAACAATTAAAAGATCATTTAGAAAAGCAAGcacaaaataaatcaacGGCAGAAAGTTCAGTGAATGGATCAACCAAGGCGAAAAAATCTAATAGTAATGGAGATGgagatgataatgatgatgctGATACTAAGAAATTACGTGGAGCATTAGCTGGAGCCATTCTTCTGGAAAAACCAAATGTTAAATGGTCAGATATTGCTGGATTAGATGGGGCTAAAGAAGCATTAAAAGAAGCAGTTATATTACCGGTGAAATTCCCACaattatttgttggtaATAGAAAACCAACATCAggaatattattatatggACCACCAGGAACTGGTAAATCATATTTAGCTAAAGCAGTAGCCACTGAAGCTAATTCGACATTTTTCAGTGTATCATCATCGGATTTAGTTTCTAAATGGATGGGAGAATCAGAAAGATTAGTGAAACAATTATTTACTATGGCAAGAGAAAATAAACCATCgattatatttattgatgaagttgATGCTCTTTGTGGACCTCGAGGAGAAGGTGAAAGTGAAGCTTcaagaagaataaaaacTGAATTATTAGTACAAATGAATGGAGTTGGTAATGATTCTCAAGGAGTTTTGGTATTAGGAGCTACTAATATTCCTTGGCAATTAGATGCTGCAgttagaagaagatttgaaCGAAGAATTTATATTGCTTTACCTGATGTTGAAGCAAGAACAAGAATGtttgaaataaatattggGGAAGTGCCTTGTGAATGTACTCCACATGATTATCGAATATTAGCAGAAATGACTGATGGATATTCAGGTCATGATATTGCTGTTGTGGTAAGGGATGCATTAATGCAACCAATTCGTAAAATTCAACAAGCTACTCATTTTAAACCAgtgattgatgaaattgatgggaaagaaaaattgactCCTTGTTCTCCTGGAGATGAAGGAGCTCAAGAAATGAATTGGATGGATCTTGGTACtgatgaattaaaagaaCCTCCATTAACAATCAAAGATTTTATAAAagcaattaaaaataatcgACCAACAGTTAATGAAGCAGATATTGCTCAACATGTTAAATTTACTGAAGATTTTGGTCAAGAAGGTAATTAGAGAATGTATTGGAGCATGTTTTTATAGTACTAGGTCTATGGgccccctttttttttttttttgggcattaaaaaaaaaaaaaatatacaaTAAAATCTAAACAAGTAATATTACAAATTGAAACGAAAaggctttttttttttttttattttcatctttGTCTATATGATatatcttcattatcaattctCATTGGTGATCTTGATCTATCTCTTTTagattgtttcaatttatcagcaaataaatcatcatcataatcatcgTTGCCATCGTCGTTGCCATGATTGTGATCTTCATTAACATTTCTATTATCACTTctactttttctttctccctttaatttatcagcaaataaatcttcttgatcatcaccaatattattatcattattgttttttcttgatcTATAACCAGCAGgatatttatttcttctttgagGATCAAGATGTTTCCGTGGTCGTGATCTTCTTTCTGGTTCTCcatgaatcaaataatatcGAGAATATTGTGATgcatttttaatttttctatCCAGTTGAAATGATTGACGAATAATTAATTCTACAAAcacttcatcttcttccaTATCACCGGCATCTTCAacttttatttgattattattattattattagttgcTTCATTTGCCAATTTTAATCTATTAGCCAAATTTTGAtgttttttaaaatcaattattggattATATGATTTCCCTTTCCGTTCAATTATACTTTGATTAATATATTCTTGTGAACCtaatttttctaatattGGTGATTCACTAATTTTTTGGAAACTTTTATAACAATCATTAATAGTTTGGAAAACTATATTAACagaattatcatcaatccattcaattttaaattcaatcagTTGATCAAATGGAATTAATTCatattttaattcattagtTTCAGGATTTATTATAGTGgtaatataattaatataataatcaatataattttgtATATCAttagttgataaattatcaacaccAATGATTTTAATGGCTTCAGGTC
Encoded proteins:
- a CDS encoding 40S ribosomal protein S5 (Similar to S. cerevisiae RPS5), with translation MSDVEEQYQEEQQPVVQEELQVVELATAIPLDVQEAQREVKLFNKWSFEDVEVKDVSLVDYIQIRNPVFVSHTAGKYASKRFRKAQCPIVERLTNSLMMNGRNNGKKLKAVRIVKHALEIIHVLTEQNPIQVVVDAIVNSGAREDSTRIGSSGTVRRQAVDVSPLRRVNQAIALLTIGAREASFRNIKTIAECLAEELINAAKGSSTSYAIKKKDELERVAKSNR
- a CDS encoding transporter of the Major Facilitator Superfamily (MFS), putative (Similar to S. cerevisiae ESBP6) — translated: MAHTPEEAEEENGPTKSSISSDMSHDDDDDDDDGLEDVEEINTNQVEEYQIHPIQSQQTTYSRLSRTRTNHSELSRIISGIKDDQQIDEQNKNNYKQTGDAEYILTNEIDRVTTNIIDSRQHSTTDLESQRRHLHLQQQQQQQQELNENSKPSSRSSPISGDSQRDNLSINEEKKKDFVDDEDEDEEKEKDSDYKPDGGMAWIMAICAMMAMFSTWGANSGYGVFLNYYLESNTFPEATKYDYALIGGIVVFMANILSPLSALLYKMLGFKFVCCLGIVFQTLGWICASFAKKIWHLYLTQGVSVGISFSLIFIPATLVLPTWFEKKKATSMGICVSGAGLGGLIFSLSVNKVIQDTGDQRWALRMVGFVTLFSTLLSALIMRPRNYKQPPLKESLSKTFIIESIKAIFDVHVFKNRGIILIALWFSIALIGYILMLFTMSSYATSVGLSHYQGSILTSVMNAAQMVGRPSMGLTADRIGRANFTTSACLVITILLYAFWINATTFGSLIAFVVIVGLLIGVGSSLAQPLAADVLDPHMEQMPAAWSGINITVSFFCLVSEVIALALVVPGSKRPYLHTQIFAGACFFACFLLMILIREFLIKKQLTLRLEFTKNKLLEISGTTKGGYLRCQDNEQHVKKDGEKEQEEEEEEEEEEESILIERVERYENLLNNTLTGFFIRALYPIKV
- a CDS encoding AAA ATPase involved in endosome to vacuole transport, putative (Similar to S. cerevisiae VPS4;~In S. cerevisiae: required for efficient late endosome to vacuole transport), with translation MSGASDFLSKGIDLVQKAIDADTATRYEEAYKLYYNGLDYLMLAIKYEKNPKSKELVKSKFTEYLTRAEQLKDHLEKQAQNKSTAESSVNGSTKAKKSNSNGDGDDNDDADTKKLRGALAGAILSEKPNVKWSDIAGLDGAKEALKEAVILPVKFPQLFVGNRKPTSGILLYGPPGTGKSYLAKAVATEANSTFFSVSSSDLVSKWMGESERLVKQLFTMARENKPSIIFIDEVDALCGPRGEGESEASRRIKTELLVQMNGVGNDSQGVLVLGATNIPWQLDAAVRRRFERRIYIALPDVEARTRMFEINIGEVPCECTPHDYRILAEMTDGYSGHDIAVVVRDALMQPIRKIQQATHFKPVIDEIDGKEKLTPCSPGDEGAQEMNWMDLGTDELKEPPLTIKDFIKAIKNNRPTVNEADIAQHVKFTEDFGQEGN